From the genome of Hymenobacter sp. APR13, one region includes:
- a CDS encoding ThiF family adenylyltransferase, which produces MARKLFSHFLRRDKRPITNPRLEASLRELASHLGVAVLKPLAWDNDHIGLALTVAVELPPRGNYAGIDIRAQEPVLLVLSRTGYPTATPVVYADRLDFPKDQLAHLYVAVPGKPPAFCLVRGDFTEWYANRRLPDVVTRTQNWLRDAVTGELAVDGQQFDPLRLEGYQGSVIYPYDHLAQVVLTRPASGVANFSVALFENTAPVGTSPAFRLDRLVTPENIEEIVEEFLRGMRAVAANSLQARRYHAGYVVWSPADTTYSDYCVDLPRSWQKLLAFGQSFGIDFGPLERHLAVHDINFFPEVPVLCALKRPKPLIGFTANLEFVNFYLTLQDTDKDPTTGRIINDLPVSFQVHNEPLTLQKAQVVSGAAVVPVGSIWVAGCGALGSKVVMHFARGGITDFVLLDPDKLSPHNLVRHTLFAQHEGLNKALALEQVIREMYRYETGLGLIALARSADFVLAPVVGNVPVTIQRVFDFTASEAFFHTLLASPILAQTVISRGLISDQGQLGILSLEGANRNPRLDDLQTMLYAEYAHRPAVAAWLAREVALAQTDGPLLSVGIGCNSETTVLADETISTHAAYFAEVLKQDAVVRERPVHGQVFLSRVAIEDGYPSISTERLVVEPMHVFNAVNDASWQVRMTAAVLQTIKQELALAAPHETGGVFIGRANFKTKTIHVVGVVPAPPDSRANSVCFFRGVQNLPETVNKINQASGGQLGYIGEWHTHPVGPECMSPTDAATVQRFQQEFADLTSPLPVFLLIATPSAILPFVY; this is translated from the coding sequence ATGGCGCGGAAGCTATTTAGCCATTTCTTGCGCCGTGACAAGCGTCCCATCACGAATCCCCGGCTGGAAGCCTCGTTGCGTGAGTTGGCAAGTCACTTAGGCGTGGCTGTACTGAAACCGCTGGCTTGGGATAACGACCATATTGGCCTGGCCTTAACCGTAGCGGTTGAATTACCTCCCCGGGGCAACTACGCAGGGATTGACATTCGGGCCCAGGAACCGGTGCTGCTAGTGCTTAGCCGCACCGGTTACCCCACTGCGACGCCGGTGGTATATGCTGACCGACTTGATTTCCCTAAAGACCAACTTGCTCATTTGTACGTGGCAGTGCCGGGTAAACCGCCAGCATTTTGTCTGGTGCGTGGCGACTTCACGGAATGGTATGCTAACCGCCGGCTCCCCGACGTCGTAACCCGCACCCAAAACTGGCTACGCGACGCGGTTACTGGCGAGCTGGCTGTTGACGGGCAGCAGTTTGATCCGCTTCGGTTGGAAGGGTACCAGGGCTCCGTTATTTATCCCTACGACCATCTGGCCCAGGTTGTGTTAACTAGGCCAGCGTCTGGAGTGGCCAATTTTTCCGTAGCTCTGTTTGAGAATACAGCCCCAGTCGGGACTTCTCCCGCTTTTAGGCTTGACAGGTTGGTCACGCCTGAAAATATAGAGGAAATCGTAGAAGAGTTTCTGCGCGGCATGCGGGCAGTGGCCGCCAATTCCTTACAGGCCCGCCGCTACCACGCCGGTTACGTGGTGTGGTCACCTGCAGACACCACCTATTCCGATTACTGCGTGGATTTGCCCCGCAGTTGGCAAAAATTACTGGCCTTTGGTCAATCATTTGGCATTGACTTTGGTCCCTTGGAACGGCACTTAGCCGTGCACGACATCAATTTCTTCCCAGAAGTACCCGTGCTATGTGCCCTGAAAAGGCCCAAACCACTCATTGGATTTACAGCAAATCTGGAGTTTGTCAACTTTTACCTCACGCTGCAAGACACCGACAAGGATCCAACTACAGGTCGCATTATAAACGATCTGCCTGTAAGCTTTCAGGTGCACAATGAGCCCTTAACCCTGCAGAAGGCCCAGGTGGTCTCTGGGGCGGCGGTCGTACCTGTTGGCTCGATCTGGGTGGCAGGTTGCGGGGCCTTAGGTTCGAAAGTGGTGATGCATTTTGCTCGTGGTGGCATTACCGATTTTGTGCTACTGGATCCCGACAAGCTCTCCCCTCATAACCTAGTTCGCCACACTTTATTTGCCCAGCATGAGGGCCTGAACAAAGCACTTGCTTTAGAGCAAGTCATTCGGGAAATGTATAGATATGAAACCGGTTTGGGTCTGATTGCCCTTGCCCGTTCAGCTGATTTCGTGTTAGCGCCCGTCGTGGGGAATGTGCCTGTTACTATCCAACGAGTATTTGACTTCACTGCATCGGAAGCCTTTTTCCATACCCTTTTGGCTAGTCCAATACTTGCTCAGACAGTAATAAGCCGAGGGCTTATTTCGGACCAGGGGCAGCTCGGCATTCTATCCTTGGAGGGGGCCAACCGCAATCCGCGATTGGATGACTTGCAAACTATGCTTTACGCCGAATATGCCCACCGTCCCGCAGTGGCCGCATGGCTGGCGCGGGAAGTGGCTTTAGCTCAAACCGACGGTCCGCTGTTAAGCGTAGGGATAGGCTGTAACTCCGAAACCACAGTCCTAGCCGATGAAACCATCTCGACCCACGCAGCCTATTTCGCCGAAGTGCTCAAGCAAGACGCGGTAGTTAGGGAGCGGCCCGTTCACGGCCAAGTGTTTCTTAGCCGCGTCGCCATCGAAGACGGCTACCCCAGTATTTCCACCGAGCGCTTGGTAGTAGAGCCCATGCATGTGTTCAACGCGGTGAACGACGCGAGTTGGCAGGTGCGCATGACGGCAGCGGTGCTGCAAACTATTAAACAAGAGTTGGCGCTTGCAGCCCCTCACGAAACGGGCGGCGTATTTATTGGAAGGGCTAATTTTAAAACCAAAACCATCCACGTAGTAGGGGTGGTGCCAGCGCCACCCGACAGCCGAGCCAACTCCGTGTGCTTCTTTCGCGGCGTACAGAATCTGCCGGAAACGGTAAACAAGATCAACCAGGCCAGTGGCGGGCAACTCGGCTACATTGGCGAGTGGCATACTCATCCAGTTGGGCCTGAGTGCATGAGCCCAACCGATGCGGCCACGGTGCAACGCTTCCAGCAAGAGTTTGCTGACCTTACAAGCCCCTTACCAGTTTTCTTGCTTATTGCCACGCCCTCTGCCATCCTGCCTTTTGTCTACTGA
- a CDS encoding DUF2235 domain-containing protein → MSKRLIVLCDGTWNRAENMDNRKRKPTNVMKMVRSIKPLTADNTVQVTYYDEGVGNHWGLDRFLGGGLGLGLSKNVVEAYRFLLYNYEPGDAIFLFGFSRGAYTVRSLAGLIQHIGLLPKQEDFYVPEAYGLYRQRPTKGDPQEAWQHQIAAFRTRHHAQPIPIHFVGVWDTVGALGLPLNLFNLFNRRRYMFHDSSLSPCIQHAYQALAVDEQRKTFRPTLWEHVTTSQVLEQRWFAGVHTNVGGGYEKDGLANIPLHWLKEKATALGLEVDEAFLAYYKPWYGDQLRNSMTWLYRLLGTHVREIGVGQGSNETIDESVLQRIRALPDYKPVNVAAALERLTVSAS, encoded by the coding sequence ATGTCAAAACGCCTAATTGTCCTTTGTGACGGCACCTGGAATCGGGCCGAAAACATGGATAACCGCAAGCGCAAACCTACCAACGTGATGAAGATGGTGCGGTCAATCAAACCGCTAACCGCTGATAACACCGTGCAAGTAACCTATTACGACGAGGGCGTGGGCAATCATTGGGGACTGGACCGGTTTCTTGGGGGCGGCTTAGGGCTGGGATTATCTAAAAACGTCGTTGAAGCGTACCGGTTTTTGCTCTACAACTATGAGCCCGGGGATGCGATATTTCTGTTCGGCTTTAGCCGGGGGGCTTACACGGTCCGTAGCTTGGCCGGATTGATTCAGCACATTGGTTTGCTACCCAAGCAGGAGGACTTCTATGTGCCGGAAGCGTACGGTCTGTATCGGCAGCGGCCCACCAAAGGGGACCCACAGGAAGCGTGGCAACACCAAATTGCTGCGTTTAGAACAAGGCACCATGCCCAACCCATTCCTATCCATTTTGTTGGCGTGTGGGATACTGTAGGAGCCCTGGGCCTGCCGTTGAACCTGTTCAATCTTTTCAATCGTCGGCGTTATATGTTCCACGATTCCAGCCTCAGCCCCTGCATCCAGCACGCCTACCAAGCGTTGGCAGTGGATGAGCAGCGAAAAACGTTTCGACCAACGCTGTGGGAACATGTAACAACCTCACAGGTATTGGAGCAACGCTGGTTCGCTGGCGTACATACCAACGTAGGAGGTGGCTATGAGAAAGATGGGTTAGCTAATATTCCTTTGCATTGGCTTAAAGAAAAAGCTACCGCTTTGGGCCTAGAGGTCGACGAAGCTTTTTTGGCGTATTACAAGCCGTGGTATGGTGACCAACTGCGCAATTCCATGACGTGGCTCTACCGGCTGCTGGGCACGCACGTGCGTGAAATCGGTGTCGGTCAGGGCAGCAATGAAACAATTGATGAGAGTGTACTGCAGCGAATAAGAGCCCTACCCGATTACAAGCCCGTCAACGTAGCAGCTGCCTTGGAAAGGCTAACGGTTAGTGCTTCATAA
- a CDS encoding ComEC/Rec2 family competence protein → MEIIHFLNVLEGDCNIIQHNSGRTTVIDVSNAYNLVDTPEEKAVKASKEREERRTRTSVPSGKTNYYQKLSPDNPVDYIKGLGVKQIWRFIVTHPDMDHLDGIRDLYQEFSIPNTWDTDNDKYCDENGFGGGYNKEDWKFYQEVRHGRYSATRRLSLLANHQADFWNQDNVKILCPTAALVKEANDKKDYNESSYVLLFTPPKAGGGHWKILFAGDTHDAAWDYILTTYQTEVSNVDVLFAPHHGRDSGRNYDFLKTLKPRLTLLGNASSKHLAYTSYPKVRITNNQAGFVVLKVTDSGIEVYVKHYDFARDFRHKRGWSVPVFYNTLNAWHLITFR, encoded by the coding sequence ATGGAGATTATCCATTTTCTTAACGTGCTTGAGGGCGATTGTAATATAATACAGCACAACTCAGGTCGAACTACAGTAATTGATGTCAGCAATGCTTATAATCTGGTGGATACACCAGAAGAAAAAGCAGTAAAAGCCTCGAAAGAAAGAGAGGAACGGCGTACTCGAACTTCTGTCCCATCCGGAAAAACCAACTACTATCAGAAGCTGAGCCCCGATAACCCCGTTGATTATATAAAAGGGTTAGGTGTTAAGCAGATTTGGCGCTTCATCGTGACTCACCCAGATATGGACCATTTGGATGGTATCCGGGATTTGTACCAGGAGTTCTCAATTCCTAATACGTGGGACACAGACAATGATAAATATTGTGACGAGAACGGCTTTGGCGGAGGCTACAACAAGGAAGACTGGAAATTTTATCAAGAAGTACGTCATGGCCGATATTCGGCCACACGTCGCTTATCCCTGCTAGCCAATCACCAAGCCGATTTTTGGAACCAGGATAACGTTAAAATACTGTGTCCAACCGCAGCGTTGGTTAAAGAAGCGAACGACAAGAAGGATTATAATGAGTCTTCTTACGTGCTGCTATTCACCCCTCCTAAAGCAGGGGGAGGGCATTGGAAAATTCTGTTCGCTGGCGACACGCACGATGCAGCTTGGGACTACATTCTTACCACTTATCAGACTGAAGTAAGCAACGTGGATGTCCTCTTTGCCCCGCATCACGGCCGAGATTCTGGGCGGAACTATGATTTTCTAAAAACATTAAAGCCCAGACTTACGCTTTTGGGTAATGCCAGCAGCAAGCACCTAGCGTATACGAGCTATCCTAAAGTTAGAATCACGAACAATCAAGCAGGCTTCGTAGTGCTGAAAGTGACTGACTCAGGCATTGAGGTATATGTTAAACACTATGACTTTGCTCGAGACTTTCGCCACAAACGCGGCTGGAGTGTTCCTGTATTCTACAATACTTTGAACGCTTGGCACCTGATAACTTTCAGGTAG
- a CDS encoding phosphatase PAP2 family protein, with amino-acid sequence MPDSVGRRLEVEPRPSPLRRAAQWAGRPATWRVLVPGLLVGVGRPAHHTLELKTDWAVREELGEHVPAVRTTLDDQLRHVPAAAALGLSLAGVRGEHSTVNQALLFALTYTINNTLTSNLKRLTRVERPYGGGDYSSFPSQHASAAYSAAWLLDREYGTRSGWYRVGGYTVATSVAALRLINGKHWLSDVVAGAGVGLASTELAYWVYPTVQRLLLRGLQDRAGWCLSTRVGSPGCLPWCGCRMKGRYCTLSGNFCSCASAS; translated from the coding sequence GTGCCTGATTCCGTGGGCCGGCGCCTGGAGGTAGAGCCCCGGCCGTCGCCGCTCCGGCGCGCGGCGCAGTGGGCCGGGCGGCCGGCCACCTGGCGCGTGCTGGTACCAGGGCTGTTGGTGGGGGTCGGCCGCCCGGCCCACCACACGCTGGAGCTCAAGACCGATTGGGCGGTGCGCGAGGAACTCGGTGAGCACGTGCCGGCCGTGCGCACCACCCTGGACGACCAGTTGCGCCACGTGCCGGCCGCCGCGGCCCTGGGGCTCAGCCTGGCCGGCGTGCGGGGCGAGCACAGCACGGTGAACCAGGCGTTGCTGTTTGCCCTGACCTACACCATCAACAATACGCTCACCAGCAACCTCAAGCGCCTGACGCGGGTAGAGCGTCCCTACGGCGGCGGCGATTACAGCTCGTTCCCGAGTCAGCACGCCAGCGCGGCGTATTCGGCCGCCTGGCTGTTGGACCGCGAGTACGGGACGCGCAGCGGCTGGTACCGCGTAGGCGGCTACACCGTGGCCACCAGCGTCGCGGCCCTGCGCCTAATCAACGGCAAGCACTGGCTGTCGGACGTCGTCGCGGGGGCGGGGGTAGGCCTGGCGTCTACAGAGCTGGCGTACTGGGTGTATCCAACGGTCCAACGCCTGCTGCTGCGGGGCTTGCAGGACCGGGCGGGGTGGTGCCTTTCTACCAGGGTGGGGTCACCGGGCTGCTTGCCGTGGTGCGGCTGTAGAATGAAAGGCAGGTACTGTACGCTTAGCGGGAATTTTTGTTCTTGTGCTAGTGCTTCCTAA
- a CDS encoding DUF2279 domain-containing protein: MPRSKNEDVPSLADSSRHAARLPVLAGSVAVVYPAGLYLLGRSWYTGERVPLHWFNDWPEWKQLDKAGHFWTAFHESRAAVDLLGWAGVAERRSRWYGSFVGFLLQSPIELLDGRSPAYGASPGDLAANLAGSVGLLTQQLAWGQVRLMPKVSFHRSPYAAQRPDVLGRTLPERLLKDYNGQTYWVCADVGAWLPAGSRWPRWLQPAVGYGADQLLYNDPARNQAAGLRAYRQYYLSVDVDLRRVPTRSQVLRRVFYVASLVHLPAPALEWNARRGWHGHGLYY, translated from the coding sequence CCCCGATCAAAGAACGAGGACGTCCCCAGTCTGGCCGACTCCAGTCGTCACGCCGCTCGGTTGCCGGTGCTGGCCGGCAGCGTGGCGGTGGTCTATCCCGCGGGGCTGTACCTGCTGGGGCGTAGCTGGTACACCGGGGAGCGGGTTCCGCTGCATTGGTTTAACGACTGGCCCGAATGGAAGCAGCTAGACAAAGCCGGCCACTTCTGGACCGCGTTTCACGAAAGCCGCGCCGCGGTTGACCTGCTGGGCTGGGCCGGGGTGGCCGAGCGCCGCTCCCGCTGGTACGGGAGCTTTGTAGGATTTCTGCTGCAAAGCCCGATTGAGCTGCTGGACGGCCGCTCTCCCGCCTACGGCGCCTCGCCCGGCGACCTGGCGGCCAACCTGGCCGGATCGGTGGGCCTGCTGACCCAGCAGCTGGCCTGGGGCCAGGTGCGGCTGATGCCCAAGGTATCGTTTCACCGCAGCCCCTACGCCGCGCAGCGCCCCGACGTGCTGGGGCGTACCCTGCCCGAGCGCTTGCTCAAGGACTACAACGGCCAAACCTACTGGGTGTGTGCCGACGTGGGCGCGTGGCTGCCGGCCGGCAGCCGCTGGCCACGCTGGCTCCAGCCGGCAGTCGGCTATGGGGCCGACCAATTGCTCTACAACGACCCGGCCCGCAACCAGGCGGCCGGACTGCGCGCCTACCGCCAGTACTACCTGTCGGTGGACGTGGACCTGCGTCGGGTGCCCACACGCTCCCAGGTGCTACGGCGCGTGTTCTACGTAGCCAGCCTCGTGCACCTGCCCGCCCCGGCGTTAGAATGGAACGCCCGGCGGGGCTGGCATGGCCATGGCCTCTATTACTAA